From Elusimicrobiota bacterium, one genomic window encodes:
- a CDS encoding MBL fold metallo-hydrolase, with amino-acid sequence MKLLFMGTAAAEGWPALFCQCKHCESARKIGGKNVRARAGIKIGDKYLLDFSPDVFHFAMKYNFSFGDIQHLFITHAHNDHCQVEQLAYRVPPFAHLNDAQQKLVIHGNAQVMNKIKAVFSDTLLEKLNIVLDTLQPFKSFTAGELEVTAIAAKHGTTDPLNYVFKYKDRVTLIAFDTGWYNDETWEYLKKQKFDLVILDCTMQNLDLKMGMKACGHLGINTGLEVIAELKKFNTVREGSTRYIVTHFSHNGGMMYHELEAQLAPHDVIVAYDGMTVEI; translated from the coding sequence ATGAAATTACTTTTTATGGGTACCGCTGCGGCAGAAGGTTGGCCGGCATTGTTTTGCCAGTGTAAACACTGTGAGTCCGCCAGAAAAATCGGTGGGAAAAATGTGCGTGCACGCGCGGGGATAAAAATCGGGGATAAGTATCTCCTGGACTTTTCACCGGATGTGTTTCACTTCGCTATGAAGTACAACTTCTCGTTTGGTGATATACAACATTTATTTATTACACACGCGCATAATGATCATTGCCAGGTGGAACAGCTTGCTTACCGTGTACCGCCGTTTGCGCATCTTAATGATGCTCAACAAAAACTTGTTATCCACGGGAATGCTCAGGTGATGAACAAGATCAAAGCTGTGTTTAGCGATACGCTTCTTGAGAAACTTAATATTGTATTGGACACGCTTCAGCCGTTTAAGTCGTTTACCGCTGGCGAACTTGAGGTAACAGCAATTGCTGCAAAACACGGTACTACCGACCCGCTGAATTATGTTTTTAAGTATAAAGACCGGGTAACATTGATTGCGTTTGATACCGGTTGGTACAATGATGAAACATGGGAATACCTTAAAAAACAAAAGTTTGACCTCGTCATACTGGACTGCACAATGCAGAACCTTGACCTAAAGATGGGTATGAAAGCATGCGGGCATCTGGGGATAAATACTGGCCTGGAAGTGATAGCTGAACTAAAAAAGTTTAATACTGTGCGTGAAGGTTCTACCCGGTATATAGTAACACATTTCAGTCATAACGGCGGGATGATGTATCACGAACTTGAGGCACAGCTTGCGCCTCATGATGTTATAGTAGCGTATGACGGAATGACTGTTGAGATTTAA
- a CDS encoding neutral/alkaline non-lysosomal ceramidase N-terminal domain-containing protein: MSKIQNSYSAGVAAVDITPKVGVDLCGFAARTKPSDGKYDNLKAKALALSDGANITVIVASDLIGLSPETVKDIRCRINKLTGLPEDCVMITSTHTHSGPALPPLRGLGVSLDKVEEEIKTKIVKIVLAALKKMENVTIWVGTGTSEIGANRIKKPLDIDKQLYVIKIVNSGSKKVLAVIANYGCHPVVLGGGNYKISADYPGVVQKVVGKRLSAKTVMFLNGTCGDINPAVGCGKTVSCMRKVGQELSTDILRVLKGKMKKVQGPVVYKSKFVKVFFEKPLSTKELMVKRDLYRQKYLAARADPKASDATKKVAYSLYEYVCRDIQLVKKGKYPKDYNLEIHAVRIGNLFIIGIPGETFTGIGLGIKNKWRKYNVLIAGYANGDIGYIPTKAAFRDKGYATHSAPIWYGLPIFKDSIERIVVNTANSLIAQTLRK; encoded by the coding sequence ATGAGCAAGATACAGAATAGTTATTCAGCCGGAGTAGCGGCTGTAGATATTACTCCAAAGGTTGGGGTTGACCTCTGCGGATTTGCTGCAAGGACTAAACCGTCAGACGGGAAGTATGATAACCTAAAAGCTAAAGCGTTAGCGTTATCCGATGGTGCTAATATCACCGTGATTGTGGCAAGTGACCTTATTGGATTAAGCCCGGAAACTGTTAAGGATATACGTTGCCGGATAAATAAGTTGACGGGTTTACCGGAGGATTGTGTGATGATTACTTCCACACATACGCATTCCGGCCCGGCATTACCGCCTTTACGCGGGTTAGGTGTGTCTTTGGATAAGGTTGAAGAAGAAATTAAAACTAAGATTGTTAAGATTGTCCTCGCAGCGTTGAAGAAAATGGAGAATGTAACTATCTGGGTTGGAACCGGGACAAGTGAAATCGGTGCAAACCGTATAAAGAAACCGTTGGATATTGATAAACAATTGTATGTAATAAAAATTGTTAATAGTGGTAGTAAGAAAGTTTTGGCGGTGATCGCGAATTATGGATGCCATCCTGTGGTGTTAGGGGGCGGGAATTATAAAATATCAGCTGATTACCCGGGTGTAGTGCAAAAAGTTGTGGGAAAACGTCTTTCTGCTAAGACTGTGATGTTTTTGAATGGTACATGCGGAGATATAAATCCTGCGGTTGGATGCGGGAAAACTGTTAGCTGTATGCGTAAAGTCGGGCAGGAATTAAGCACGGATATCCTGCGTGTGTTGAAAGGCAAGATGAAAAAAGTACAGGGGCCGGTGGTTTATAAATCAAAATTCGTTAAGGTTTTTTTTGAGAAACCGTTAAGTACAAAAGAACTCATGGTGAAGCGTGATTTGTACAGGCAAAAATATCTCGCTGCCCGCGCGGATCCAAAAGCTTCGGATGCAACAAAAAAGGTTGCGTATTCGCTTTACGAGTATGTATGCAGGGATATACAGTTAGTAAAAAAAGGTAAGTACCCTAAGGATTATAATCTCGAAATACATGCGGTACGAATCGGTAATTTGTTTATTATTGGAATTCCGGGCGAAACTTTTACAGGGATTGGTTTAGGGATTAAAAATAAGTGGCGGAAATATAATGTATTAATCGCGGGTTATGCGAATGGAGATATCGGGTATATACCTACAAAAGCAGCGTTCAGGGATAAAGGGTATGCCACGCATAGCGCGCCTATTTGGTACGGATTGCCTATATTCAAGGATAG
- a CDS encoding carbohydrate-binding family 9-like protein: protein MNYSTVKAEELPLPELNACHTSTVPLIDGVVKDEEWPSASRTTDFVEYKTGLTVKEKTCAYFMYDEKNIYIAFKCMESQMDKLIAKTTEENGTVFYDDCVEVFLCPSFFVSDRNYYHFAVNAKGTKFARYGNVAREGSLHGLTWDAKAYIGKDYWTVEMKIPLESMKVRAQPIPYWRINFGREELPSKEISSWSPTYGSFHNAERYGKLMGLDKLVNSNCAGKPVFIKPVEVPQAGTGDGIITTDMPDAYTPPIASTEVVIIPKPVSMVFAEGKFSLTPETVIAIKDGFQPEDKYGAAELVEEVKSVTGYDLKVVTYKDLGYNGAGTNAIVLGEPGADKIVNGLAKKNGIVFNKKVLKPEGYLLKVSPGNVFVLGMDKRGTYYGVQSLKQLVNRTKKIPGVLITDYPAMPYRGIHVLVDKHSLVTHGKMIDKLFALYKINNLTFECEQGIKWDSCPTLADPQSASKEDIKKLISYANKHFITVTPLVQTLGHLEYVFRKDKKNMEFCEDPNSPYAYCPMNPKSYEWAFGMIDEAIELFGNPEHFHIGHDEHNMRGDFPNPAHKECTKLGNLELYFRDTLKIIDYVKSKGVKHPVMWGDVLLKPDFRPYIKRIPKNVIIADWHYDSVKKFESVDFFKSKGYQVLACTWYSWGNIQNFVYYGMDRNILGLLHTTWAGYFNNNDIVQRAFDQVEAYILAAEFAWAGRNNSLKDLGYNVDEVLIQQWREDKLPEETKKGFTVDISRLCNLSFVDTEQRFGWIGEGYLRDMSSLPTGRLRLRDGITYYILDTGKNGATAVALYAQDVASEFPEKVFIPVQKKAVRLYFLHSFIYGVKKKTVIGEYNIRYEDGTAKNVKLIHGVNIDTWLTDLAGYDTMLAWEGKTKGEERITLRSYAWNNPEPEKVIKEIVFTSANTPAMPVLLAITGLE from the coding sequence ATGAATTATAGTACCGTTAAAGCAGAGGAATTGCCGTTACCTGAACTAAATGCTTGTCACACAAGCACAGTGCCGTTGATTGATGGTGTGGTGAAAGATGAAGAATGGCCTTCCGCATCAAGGACTACGGATTTTGTGGAGTACAAAACCGGCTTAACGGTGAAAGAAAAAACTTGTGCGTATTTTATGTATGACGAAAAAAATATTTATATCGCGTTTAAATGTATGGAATCACAGATGGATAAGCTTATCGCCAAAACAACGGAAGAAAACGGTACGGTCTTCTATGATGACTGCGTAGAAGTATTTCTTTGCCCATCATTTTTTGTGTCAGACCGTAACTACTACCATTTTGCGGTGAATGCGAAGGGAACGAAATTCGCGAGGTATGGTAACGTTGCACGGGAAGGGTCGTTGCATGGCCTTACCTGGGATGCGAAGGCGTATATTGGTAAAGATTATTGGACTGTAGAAATGAAGATACCGTTGGAGTCAATGAAAGTACGCGCGCAGCCAATACCGTATTGGCGGATAAATTTTGGGCGTGAAGAACTGCCAAGTAAGGAAATCAGTAGTTGGTCTCCTACCTACGGGTCATTCCATAATGCTGAACGTTACGGTAAACTTATGGGGTTAGATAAACTGGTGAACTCAAACTGTGCGGGGAAGCCGGTGTTTATAAAACCCGTTGAAGTACCGCAAGCCGGTACGGGTGACGGTATTATAACCACAGATATGCCGGATGCGTATACTCCGCCTATAGCGTCGACTGAGGTCGTTATTATTCCAAAACCTGTGAGTATGGTTTTTGCAGAGGGGAAGTTTAGTCTTACCCCGGAGACAGTTATTGCCATAAAGGATGGGTTTCAACCCGAAGATAAGTACGGTGCTGCGGAACTCGTAGAGGAGGTTAAGAGTGTCACAGGGTATGACCTAAAGGTTGTTACTTATAAGGACTTAGGCTACAACGGGGCTGGTACTAACGCAATAGTGTTGGGTGAACCTGGTGCTGATAAAATAGTTAACGGGTTAGCCAAGAAAAACGGTATTGTGTTCAACAAAAAAGTTTTGAAACCGGAAGGGTATCTTCTTAAGGTGTCACCGGGTAATGTTTTTGTGCTTGGGATGGATAAACGCGGGACGTATTACGGTGTGCAGTCGTTAAAACAATTGGTTAACCGCACAAAAAAGATTCCAGGGGTTTTAATCACCGACTACCCCGCAATGCCTTACCGCGGGATACATGTTCTTGTGGATAAACATTCGTTGGTTACCCACGGTAAGATGATTGATAAATTGTTCGCACTGTACAAAATTAATAATCTTACATTTGAGTGTGAACAAGGGATTAAGTGGGACTCATGTCCTACCCTCGCTGACCCGCAGTCGGCTAGTAAAGAGGATATTAAAAAACTTATCTCGTATGCGAATAAGCATTTTATTACGGTTACGCCGTTAGTACAAACCTTAGGGCATCTGGAGTACGTCTTCCGTAAGGATAAGAAGAATATGGAATTCTGTGAGGATCCAAATTCGCCTTACGCTTACTGCCCGATGAACCCGAAGAGTTATGAATGGGCATTCGGGATGATTGATGAAGCAATTGAGTTGTTTGGTAATCCTGAACATTTCCATATTGGGCATGATGAACATAATATGCGGGGTGATTTCCCGAACCCGGCACATAAGGAGTGCACAAAACTCGGGAATCTCGAACTCTATTTCCGTGATACTCTGAAGATAATTGATTATGTTAAGTCAAAAGGTGTGAAGCATCCTGTTATGTGGGGCGATGTGTTGTTAAAACCTGACTTCCGTCCTTATATAAAAAGAATACCGAAAAATGTTATTATCGCGGATTGGCATTATGATTCTGTGAAAAAGTTTGAAAGCGTAGATTTTTTTAAATCAAAGGGATACCAGGTGCTTGCTTGTACATGGTATAGTTGGGGGAATATCCAGAATTTTGTGTATTACGGGATGGATAGGAATATACTGGGGTTGCTGCATACAACCTGGGCTGGGTATTTTAATAATAATGATATTGTCCAGCGTGCGTTTGACCAGGTGGAAGCTTATATTTTAGCCGCAGAATTCGCGTGGGCTGGGAGAAATAATTCGTTAAAGGATCTTGGGTATAATGTTGATGAAGTGTTGATACAACAATGGCGTGAGGATAAACTTCCGGAGGAAACAAAAAAAGGGTTTACGGTTGATATTTCTAGGTTGTGTAACTTAAGTTTTGTTGATACTGAACAACGGTTCGGCTGGATTGGTGAAGGGTATCTCCGTGATATGTCATCGTTACCGACAGGACGGTTACGCCTGCGGGATGGTATAACCTACTATATTCTTGATACCGGAAAAAATGGTGCGACTGCTGTGGCGTTATACGCGCAGGATGTTGCCAGTGAGTTCCCGGAAAAAGTGTTTATCCCAGTCCAGAAAAAAGCTGTGAGATTATATTTTCTTCACTCGTTTATATACGGTGTAAAGAAAAAAACTGTTATCGGGGAATATAATATCAGGTACGAAGACGGGACTGCTAAGAATGTTAAGTTGATCCACGGGGTTAATATTGACACATGGTTAACCGACCTGGCGGGGTATGATACAATGCTTGCGTGGGAAGGGAAAACTAAGGGAGAGGAACGTATTACCCTGCGTTCCTATGCGTGGAATAATCCTGAACCTGAGAAGGTTATTAAAGAAATTGTGTTTACATCAGCTAATACGCCGGCAATGCCGGTATTACTGGCGATTACAGGGTTGGAGTAA